The Desulfurella sp. genome has a window encoding:
- a CDS encoding nitrate/nitrite transporter, with product MNDIKGTPAQGLFGATLGFFFGFAAVALFGPTAAKFKDILNLTPQMVGLLVAMPALSGSLLRIPFSAWVDTTGGRKPFLILMLIAIIGLLGLSIVIYMVMFNNLRSGVYELLLLFGLLSGSGIATFSVGISQVSYWYPQKKQGFALGTYAGVGNLAPGIFSFLLPIALHKLGLFNSYLIWLGFLVIGTILYYATGKNAPYFQLRQKGLDEKKAIEQAKSLGQELFPSKSLVESLTLSAKNFNTWLLVILYFTTFGGFVALTAWLPTYWKSYFNLSLVYAGLLTATYSILTSAIRIAGGVIADKIGGANTAIISLALMGIGALGLFLANSIGFAILSEIILAIGMGVNNAAVFKLVPKLVSDAVGGAAGWVGGLGAFGGFVIPPIMGEFVAVYKSAGYAKGFIVFVVLAVVSIAIAYYLKLKAKA from the coding sequence ATGAACGATATTAAAGGGACACCCGCTCAGGGTTTATTCGGCGCAACTCTGGGATTTTTTTTCGGCTTTGCTGCTGTTGCACTTTTTGGACCAACTGCTGCTAAATTCAAAGACATTTTGAACTTAACACCCCAGATGGTAGGTCTGCTTGTTGCAATGCCTGCTTTATCTGGATCACTTCTTAGAATACCATTTTCTGCATGGGTAGATACAACAGGTGGCAGAAAACCGTTTTTGATTTTAATGTTGATTGCTATTATTGGACTTTTAGGTTTATCAATTGTTATATACATGGTTATGTTTAATAACTTAAGAAGCGGTGTGTATGAGCTTTTATTGTTGTTTGGGTTGCTCAGTGGAAGCGGTATTGCTACCTTTTCTGTTGGAATCAGTCAGGTTTCATACTGGTATCCGCAAAAAAAGCAAGGTTTTGCTTTGGGAACTTATGCTGGCGTTGGTAATCTAGCGCCTGGTATTTTCTCTTTTTTGTTACCAATAGCCCTACACAAACTGGGTTTATTCAACTCTTATCTTATCTGGTTAGGTTTTTTGGTAATAGGAACAATCTTGTACTATGCAACAGGTAAAAATGCGCCTTATTTTCAATTAAGACAAAAAGGATTGGATGAAAAAAAGGCCATTGAGCAAGCAAAAAGTTTAGGACAAGAACTCTTTCCATCAAAAAGCCTTGTTGAAAGTCTGACTTTGTCTGCTAAAAATTTTAATACATGGTTGCTTGTAATTTTATACTTTACCACATTCGGTGGTTTTGTTGCTTTAACTGCTTGGCTACCTACATATTGGAAGTCTTATTTTAATTTAAGCCTTGTATATGCTGGGCTATTGACTGCCACTTACTCTATTTTGACTTCTGCTATTCGTATAGCAGGCGGTGTTATTGCCGATAAAATAGGTGGTGCAAATACAGCAATTATTTCACTTGCGCTTATGGGTATTGGTGCTTTAGGTTTATTTTTAGCTAATTCAATCGGTTTTGCAATTTTATCAGAAATTATACTTGCAATAGGCATGGGAGTAAATAATGCAGCCGTATTTAAACTTGTGCCAAAACTCGTAAGCGACGCGGTTGGCGGGGCTGCTGGCTGGGTAGGTGGACTTGGTGCGTTTGGTGGTTTTGTTATACCGCCTATAATGGGGGAATTTGTTGCAGTATATAAAAGCGCTGGTTATGCAAAAGGGTTTATTGTGTTTGTTGTGCTTGCTGTAGTTTCAATTGCTATTGCATATTATTTAAAATTAAAAGCCAAAGCATAA
- the narH gene encoding nitrate reductase subunit beta, translating into MKVKAQLSMVLNLDKCIGCHTCSVTCKNVWTKREGLEYAWFNNVETKPGIGYPKDWENQSKYKGGWKLENNELKLNLGSKTSILLNIFANPNLPKLKDYYEPFEFDYEYLKLSNEEYFPSLKPISAITKKEIEIEWGPNWEDDLGGEFENRSKDYNFENLQKEIYSEFENTFMMYLPRLCNHCLNPACVASCPSAAIYKRDEDGIVLIDQNKCRGWRMCVSACPYKKIYFNYKTGKSEKCILCYPRLEVGKPTVCSESCVGKIRYIGVLLYDQDKIEQIAKTQNKQDLYEAQLSVFLDPFDENVIKQARKDGIPENFIEAAQNSPVYKMVVEWKIAFGLHVEFRTLPMNFYIPPLSPIVNKTELFQSDEVFGNIEDLSLPVDYLANLLCASNRKPIVSALKKLMALRAFFRKKNVEGITDDDVLKQAGLSINQAQDMYRYLAIAKYEDRYVIPTLHSEFHQDNFKKQGTVGFLNNNFGG; encoded by the coding sequence ATGAAGGTAAAGGCTCAGCTTTCAATGGTGCTAAATTTGGATAAGTGTATTGGCTGCCATACCTGTTCTGTAACATGCAAGAATGTGTGGACAAAAAGGGAAGGGCTTGAATATGCATGGTTTAATAATGTAGAAACAAAGCCAGGCATAGGATATCCCAAAGATTGGGAAAACCAATCAAAATACAAAGGTGGATGGAAACTTGAAAACAATGAATTAAAACTAAACCTTGGATCAAAAACTTCGATTTTGTTAAATATATTTGCAAACCCTAATCTGCCAAAATTAAAGGACTACTATGAGCCTTTCGAGTTTGATTACGAGTATTTGAAATTATCAAACGAAGAGTATTTTCCTTCTCTAAAACCAATATCAGCTATTACGAAAAAAGAGATAGAAATAGAATGGGGTCCAAACTGGGAAGATGACCTTGGCGGTGAATTTGAAAATCGCTCAAAAGATTATAACTTTGAAAACTTGCAAAAAGAGATTTATTCAGAATTTGAAAATACATTTATGATGTATCTGCCAAGGCTTTGCAATCATTGCTTAAACCCAGCTTGCGTTGCAAGCTGTCCGTCTGCTGCCATATACAAAAGGGATGAAGATGGTATTGTTTTGATTGACCAAAATAAATGTAGAGGCTGGCGCATGTGCGTAAGTGCATGTCCATATAAAAAGATTTACTTCAATTACAAAACAGGAAAGTCAGAAAAATGTATATTATGCTACCCAAGGCTTGAAGTAGGAAAACCTACAGTATGCAGCGAGTCTTGTGTTGGAAAGATTCGCTATATTGGTGTTTTGCTATACGATCAGGATAAAATCGAACAAATTGCAAAGACTCAAAACAAACAAGATTTGTATGAAGCGCAGCTAAGTGTCTTTTTAGATCCTTTTGATGAAAATGTCATAAAGCAAGCCAGAAAAGATGGTATACCAGAAAATTTTATAGAAGCCGCACAGAACTCACCTGTCTACAAGATGGTGGTTGAATGGAAAATTGCTTTTGGTCTACATGTGGAATTTAGAACACTACCAATGAATTTTTATATACCGCCACTGTCGCCAATTGTAAACAAAACTGAGTTATTTCAAAGTGATGAAGTTTTTGGCAATATTGAAGACTTAAGCTTGCCTGTTGATTATTTAGCAAATCTTTTGTGTGCTTCAAATAGAAAACCAATAGTATCAGCATTAAAAAAACTTATGGCTTTGAGGGCATTTTTTAGGAAAAAGAATGTAGAAGGTATAACTGATGACGATGTGCTAAAACAAGCGGGATTAAGCATAAATCAAGCTCAAGATATGTATAGATATTTAGCTATTGCAAAATATGAAGATAGGTATGTTATACCAACACTTCACAGTGAATTTCACCAGGATAATTTTAAAAAACAAGGCACTGTTGGCTTTTTAAATAATAATTTTGGAGGCTAG
- a CDS encoding nitrate reductase subunit alpha: MGFLERYSFFKKSQKNSSGFIEERLEDRTWENGYRNRFSYDKIVRSTHGVNCTGSCSWQIFVKNGIITYEIQQNDYPQTQDGLPEYEPRGCPSGASYSSYLYSPHRIKYPMIRSELLKLYRQKRKTLNPVEAWKAIVESDNSKIYKQKRGLGGFVRVSFDEALEIIAAANIYTIKTYGPDRIFGFSPIPAMSMVSYASGARYLSLIGGAVGSFYDWYCDLPPSSPQVFGEQTDVPESADWYNSTYLVLWGSNVPQTRRPDAHFYTEVRYKGTKTVVISPDFSEASKFADVWVAPRPGSDAALALAMGHVIFKEFHIDNSYEYFNNYVKQYSDMPHLVILRNKGDYFVSDRFLRTSDIIDDSLEQDDWKTVVIDNKTNQTAIINGSIGFRYENNGKWNLHLKDSLANKDIDPKLSLIDIASDIVEVGFADFTSNSIIKRKVPALKINKKGNQYIVASVFDLLAAHYGIDRNLNDLNTAKTYDDDCAYTPAWQEKFTGVKKEIVIKIAREFAKNALLTKGKSMVIIGAGVNHYYYTDTIYRSVINMLTMCGCIGQSGGGWAHYVGQEKVRPLAGWSAIAFALDWYRPPRQMNSTSFYYFHTDQFRYEDVKIGDLLSPLAENTYKDYSPADFNVKAVRMGWLPATPYLDKNPIEIIKDAQSQNLDPKDYLINNLKESRIRFAFEDPDNPANFVRNMFVWRSNLLGASSKGHEYFLKHLLGTKSGVLAKEIDESKRPKEIVWRNSVEGKLDLLVTLDFRMSTTCIYSDIVLPAASWYEKEDLSTTDMHPFIHPFSKALDPLWESKNDWDIFKELAKKFSELAKDHLGVQKELVLSPLMHDTPAELGQAFEPKDWKVDNTEIIPGKNFPTISIIERDYPNVYKQYTRLGPLLEKLGNGAKGVRWDTKEEVEYLKKLNGEIDNKTKIENAKEVCEAILELAPETNAKVSHKAFDNLSLKTGSLHNNIRPPIDYSLRFVDLQIQPRRTVTSPIWSGIESKEIPYSANYQNVHEFIPWRTLTGRIQFYQDHKWMQLFGENFAVYKPLVDAKSLSNINKEDNTLTLKWSTAHQKFGIHSTYVDLLTLQTLSRGGPHIWISESDAKILGLKDNDWVEAFNKNGVVLARAVVSQRIPKGSAFMYHAQDKVINTPISERTKNRGGVHNSVIKILLNPLHMIGGYAQLSYSFNYYGTVGSNRDDFVVVRKLQKPTWSKKTTIARGQL, from the coding sequence ATGGGTTTTTTAGAGCGCTATTCTTTTTTTAAAAAATCTCAAAAAAATTCAAGCGGCTTTATTGAAGAAAGGCTGGAAGATAGGACATGGGAAAATGGTTATAGAAACAGGTTTTCTTATGACAAAATTGTCAGGAGCACACATGGTGTAAACTGCACAGGTTCTTGTAGTTGGCAAATATTTGTAAAAAACGGCATTATAACCTACGAGATACAACAAAATGACTACCCACAAACACAAGATGGCCTTCCTGAGTATGAGCCAAGAGGTTGTCCAAGTGGAGCAAGTTACTCAAGTTACCTTTATAGCCCTCACCGCATAAAATATCCAATGATAAGAAGCGAATTGTTAAAACTCTATAGACAAAAAAGAAAGACACTTAATCCAGTGGAAGCATGGAAAGCTATTGTTGAATCAGACAATAGTAAAATCTACAAACAAAAAAGAGGTTTAGGCGGTTTTGTAAGAGTAAGTTTTGATGAAGCTTTAGAAATTATTGCTGCTGCAAATATATATACAATTAAAACATACGGTCCAGATAGAATTTTTGGCTTCAGTCCAATACCAGCTATGAGTATGGTGAGCTATGCATCTGGTGCTAGATACTTATCTTTAATCGGAGGAGCAGTAGGTAGTTTTTATGATTGGTATTGCGATTTACCACCGTCATCTCCTCAAGTATTTGGTGAGCAAACAGATGTGCCAGAATCTGCAGACTGGTATAATTCTACATATTTAGTGCTTTGGGGTTCCAATGTACCTCAAACCAGAAGGCCAGATGCTCACTTTTACACAGAAGTACGCTATAAGGGGACAAAAACTGTTGTCATATCGCCAGACTTTAGTGAAGCATCAAAGTTTGCCGATGTATGGGTTGCACCACGACCAGGCAGTGATGCTGCATTGGCACTAGCTATGGGTCATGTAATTTTTAAAGAATTCCATATTGACAATAGTTATGAGTATTTTAACAATTATGTAAAGCAATACAGCGATATGCCACATCTTGTGATTTTGCGCAATAAAGGTGATTATTTTGTTTCAGATAGATTTTTGAGAACATCTGATATAATTGATGATTCTTTGGAACAAGATGATTGGAAAACTGTTGTAATTGACAATAAAACCAATCAGACTGCAATAATTAATGGCAGTATAGGTTTTAGATACGAAAATAATGGCAAATGGAATTTGCATTTAAAAGACTCTTTAGCTAATAAAGATATAGACCCAAAACTTAGCCTCATTGACATAGCAAGTGATATAGTAGAAGTTGGTTTTGCTGATTTTACAAGCAATTCAATTATTAAAAGAAAAGTGCCGGCACTAAAAATTAACAAAAAAGGCAATCAATATATAGTAGCAAGTGTATTTGATCTATTAGCAGCTCACTATGGGATTGATAGAAACTTAAACGATTTAAATACGGCTAAAACTTACGATGATGATTGTGCATACACGCCAGCCTGGCAGGAAAAATTCACAGGCGTTAAAAAAGAAATTGTAATTAAAATTGCACGAGAGTTTGCTAAAAATGCTCTTTTAACAAAAGGTAAATCGATGGTTATAATTGGTGCTGGAGTTAATCATTACTATTATACCGATACAATTTATCGAAGCGTGATAAATATGCTTACAATGTGCGGCTGTATCGGTCAATCCGGCGGTGGGTGGGCTCATTATGTAGGTCAGGAAAAGGTAAGACCGCTTGCAGGATGGAGTGCGATTGCATTTGCGCTTGATTGGTATAGACCACCAAGGCAAATGAATTCAACTTCATTCTATTACTTTCATACAGATCAGTTTAGATACGAAGATGTAAAAATAGGTGATTTATTATCACCTTTGGCGGAAAATACATACAAGGACTATTCACCAGCTGATTTTAATGTAAAGGCTGTTAGAATGGGTTGGCTTCCAGCTACACCGTATTTGGATAAAAACCCAATAGAAATAATAAAAGACGCTCAAAGTCAAAATCTTGATCCAAAAGATTATTTAATAAACAACCTTAAAGAGTCCAGGATAAGATTTGCTTTTGAAGACCCAGATAATCCAGCAAATTTTGTGCGTAATATGTTTGTGTGGCGTTCAAATCTACTTGGAGCAAGCTCTAAAGGTCATGAGTATTTCCTGAAACATTTGCTTGGTACAAAATCTGGCGTTTTAGCAAAAGAAATTGATGAAAGCAAGCGTCCGAAAGAAATTGTATGGAGAAATTCAGTTGAAGGTAAACTTGATTTACTTGTAACGCTTGATTTTCGGATGTCTACCACATGTATTTATTCGGATATAGTTTTGCCTGCTGCAAGCTGGTACGAAAAGGAAGATCTAAGTACAACTGATATGCATCCATTTATACACCCTTTTTCCAAAGCTCTTGATCCTTTATGGGAAAGCAAAAATGATTGGGATATATTTAAAGAGCTTGCAAAAAAATTTTCAGAGCTTGCCAAAGATCATTTAGGTGTTCAAAAAGAATTGGTACTTTCACCCCTTATGCATGATACACCTGCAGAGCTTGGTCAAGCATTTGAACCAAAAGATTGGAAAGTAGACAACACAGAGATTATTCCAGGTAAAAATTTTCCTACGATAAGCATTATTGAGAGGGATTATCCGAATGTTTACAAGCAGTATACAAGACTTGGCCCATTGTTAGAAAAACTTGGCAATGGTGCAAAAGGTGTAAGATGGGATACAAAAGAAGAAGTTGAGTATTTAAAAAAGCTAAATGGTGAAATTGATAATAAAACTAAGATAGAAAACGCCAAAGAAGTATGCGAGGCGATTTTAGAGTTAGCACCCGAAACAAATGCAAAAGTATCGCATAAAGCATTTGATAATTTATCTTTAAAAACAGGCAGCTTGCACAACAATATAAGGCCACCAATTGATTACAGCTTAAGATTTGTTGATTTACAAATCCAACCTCGAAGGACAGTTACTTCGCCTATCTGGAGTGGTATTGAGTCAAAAGAAATACCATATAGCGCTAATTATCAGAATGTACATGAGTTTATACCATGGCGAACACTAACAGGTAGAATTCAGTTTTATCAGGATCACAAGTGGATGCAGCTATTTGGTGAAAACTTTGCAGTTTATAAGCCTTTAGTTGATGCAAAATCTTTATCAAATATAAACAAAGAAGACAATACGCTTACACTAAAATGGAGTACAGCTCATCAAAAGTTTGGGATACACTCAACATATGTAGATTTGCTAACATTACAGACGCTTTCAAGAGGTGGGCCGCATATATGGATAAGTGAGTCTGATGCTAAAATTTTAGGTTTAAAAGACAATGATTGGGTTGAAGCATTCAATAAAAATGGTGTTGTGCTAGCAAGGGCAGTTGTAAGCCAAAGAATACCAAAAGGCAGTGCTTTTATGTATCATGCTCAAGATAAAGTTATAAATACACCAATCTCAGAAAGAACCAAAAACCGTGGCGGTGTGCACAATAGCGTGATCAAAATACTGCTAAATCCGCTTCATATGATAGGAGGCTATGCCCAGCTATCTTATTCTTTTAATTACTACGGGACTGTAGGTTCGAACAGAGATGATTTTGTTGTTGTAAGAAAGTTGCAAAAACCTACATGGTCTAAAAAAACAACAATCGCAAGGGGGCAATTATGA
- a CDS encoding PAS domain-containing protein: protein MNESTLELFDDLDIKVLLRVLDNLPCDVSFVDKDDNVVYFNLPREGRTFARTKLDIGRKVQKCHPPKSLHLVQKILDDFRAKKRKSADFWINFEGRFLYIRYFPVYDENGDYYGTLEVMQDVKEIQKLQGEKRLLDEENPAV from the coding sequence ATGAATGAATCAACCTTAGAGCTTTTTGATGATTTAGATATCAAAGTTTTACTTAGGGTTTTAGATAACCTGCCATGCGATGTATCATTTGTGGATAAAGACGATAATGTAGTATATTTCAACTTACCGCGCGAGGGTAGAACATTTGCAAGAACAAAATTGGATATTGGCAGAAAGGTTCAAAAATGCCATCCGCCAAAAAGTTTACACTTAGTGCAAAAAATTCTTGATGATTTTAGAGCAAAAAAGAGAAAATCAGCAGATTTTTGGATTAATTTTGAAGGTAGGTTTTTATATATAAGATATTTTCCCGTTTACGATGAAAATGGTGATTATTATGGAACACTGGAAGTTATGCAGGATGTAAAAGAAATTCAAAAATTGCAGGGAGAAAAGAGGCTATTAGACGAAGAAAATCCTGCGGTATAA
- a CDS encoding DUF438 domain-containing protein, whose amino-acid sequence MLDYKPKDKFSKLLEAYPNIPDYLYSKNPLYKMLTNKVIVQLMAPRVDLAHVASRGGYSFEEFLQIIEDGIKSGFVNDKKSADTNTKELKEKLKAILKQIYNKENVEEAKKRFKDLIEKADPVLIAVVESELKNEGYTTDDLMKACDIHMELFKEQISSSRKRIDKNHPLYRLIKDHDAIMMYMENGFNLANTLKNYQNYASAQSLIERLKQIIKLQKQAEDNHNTRQENTLFPVIEKYGVEEPPSIMWQDHYNMKQARNRIEKLLDNHETIDYEDFVDRLVSNYRYMLETFALHTKKEQEILYNVALDMLSDKDWADIKSESDELGYFELPKEVQDE is encoded by the coding sequence ATGCTTGATTACAAACCAAAAGATAAATTTAGCAAACTCCTTGAAGCCTACCCAAACATACCTGATTACTTATACTCTAAAAATCCGCTCTATAAAATGCTTACAAATAAAGTAATCGTTCAGCTTATGGCACCAAGAGTGGATCTGGCTCATGTAGCTTCAAGGGGTGGTTACAGTTTTGAAGAATTTTTACAAATTATCGAAGATGGTATAAAAAGCGGTTTTGTAAATGATAAAAAATCTGCTGATACAAATACAAAAGAGCTCAAAGAAAAGCTAAAGGCTATATTAAAGCAAATTTACAATAAAGAAAATGTAGAAGAAGCAAAAAAACGCTTTAAAGATTTGATAGAAAAAGCTGATCCGGTGCTTATTGCAGTTGTTGAAAGTGAGTTAAAAAATGAAGGCTACACAACAGACGATCTTATGAAAGCCTGCGATATACATATGGAGTTATTTAAAGAGCAAATCTCAAGTTCAAGAAAGCGCATTGACAAAAATCATCCTCTCTACAGGCTTATAAAAGATCACGATGCAATTATGATGTATATGGAAAATGGTTTTAATTTAGCAAATACTTTAAAAAACTATCAAAATTATGCTTCAGCCCAAAGCTTAATTGAACGGCTAAAGCAGATTATAAAACTGCAAAAACAAGCAGAAGACAATCACAACACGCGCCAGGAAAATACGCTGTTTCCTGTAATAGAAAAATATGGAGTAGAAGAACCTCCATCTATAATGTGGCAGGACCACTACAATATGAAGCAAGCAAGAAACCGCATAGAAAAATTGCTTGATAATCACGAAACTATTGATTATGAAGATTTTGTGGACCGCTTGGTTTCAAATTACAGGTATATGCTTGAGACATTTGCGCTTCATACAAAAAAAGAACAGGAAATTTTATACAATGTGGCTCTTGATATGTTATCCGATAAAGACTGGGCTGATATTAAAAGTGAATCCGATGAGCTTGGCTACTTTGAGCTACCAAAGGAGGTACAAGATGAATGA